In the Clavelina lepadiformis chromosome 8, kaClaLepa1.1, whole genome shotgun sequence genome, one interval contains:
- the LOC143469372 gene encoding stomatin-like isoform X1, producing MEMERLTKEGEGPPSQGKSVRASQVHFSINTSGDDIEYGCCGWALLILSMIIIVLTFPVAICMCVKVVQEYERAVIFRLGRLAKGGAKGPGIFFVIPCTDEYRKVDLRTVSFDVPPQEILTKDSVTIAVDAVVYYRVQDATMSIANVENADGATRLLAQTTLRNMLGTKSLSEVLTDREHISSGMQSTLDEATDPWGIKVERVEVKDVRLPVQLQRAMAAEAEAARDARAKVIAAEGEMNASRKLKEAADVMSESPNSMQLRYLQTLTSISSEKNSTIIFPLPIDMISNMLKK from the exons ATGGAGATGGAAAGATTGACCAAGGAAGGCGAAGGCCCTCCGTCGCAGGGTAAAAGTGTAAGAGCAAGCCAAGTccatttttcaataaacacaT cTGGAGATGACATTGAGTATGGCTGTTGTGGATGGGCTCTTCTTATTCTTTCTATGATCATCATAGTCTTGACCTTCCCTGTTGCTATTTGCATGTGTGTGAAA GTTGTGCAAGAATATGAGCGAGCTGTCATCTTCAGACTTGGTCGTCTTGCCAAAGGTGGCGCCAAGGGACCTG GTATTTTCTTCGTCATCCCGTGCACTGATGAATATAGAAAAGTCGACCTTAGAACCGTGTCATTTGATGTTCCCCCACAAGAG ATTCTCACCAAGGACAGTGTGACAATAGCTGTGGACGCAGTGGTGTACTATCGTGTGCAGGACGCCACCATGAGCATCGCAAATGTCGAAAATGCTGATGGAGCAACTCGCTTGCTGGCTCAGACCACTCTTCGTAACATGCTCGGAACAAAGAGTCTCTCCGAGGTTTTGACAGATCGTGAGCACATCAGCTCTGGCATGCAG tcCACTTTGGATGAAGCCACAGATCCATGGGGAATTAAAGTTGAAAGAGTTGAAGT CAAGGACGTGAGGCTTCCAGTCCAACTGCAACGAGCTATGGCTGCTGAGGCTGAAGCTGCCCGGGACGCCCGGGCCAAG GTGATTGCGGCCGAGGGCGAGATGAACGCTTCGAGGAAGTTGAAGGAGGCTGCTGATGTGATGAGCGAGTCTCCCAACTCGATGCAGCTCCGATATCTTCAAACTCTCACCTCGATCAGCTCCGAGAAGAACTCAACCATCATCTTCCCGCTCCCCATCGACATGATCAGCAACATGCTCAAGAAGTAG
- the LOC143469372 gene encoding stomatin-like isoform X2 translates to MESQNSGRNKRTGQASSPQQYNIMIDTSGDDIEYGCCGWALLILSMIIIVLTFPVAICMCVKVVQEYERAVIFRLGRLAKGGAKGPGIFFVIPCTDEYRKVDLRTVSFDVPPQEILTKDSVTIAVDAVVYYRVQDATMSIANVENADGATRLLAQTTLRNMLGTKSLSEVLTDREHISSGMQSTLDEATDPWGIKVERVEVKDVRLPVQLQRAMAAEAEAARDARAKVIAAEGEMNASRKLKEAADVMSESPNSMQLRYLQTLTSISSEKNSTIIFPLPIDMISNMLKK, encoded by the exons ATGGAAAGTCAGAATTCAGGTCGTAATAAGAGAACTGGGCAAGCATCTTCTCCACAGCAGTACAACATCATGATCGACACCT cTGGAGATGACATTGAGTATGGCTGTTGTGGATGGGCTCTTCTTATTCTTTCTATGATCATCATAGTCTTGACCTTCCCTGTTGCTATTTGCATGTGTGTGAAA GTTGTGCAAGAATATGAGCGAGCTGTCATCTTCAGACTTGGTCGTCTTGCCAAAGGTGGCGCCAAGGGACCTG GTATTTTCTTCGTCATCCCGTGCACTGATGAATATAGAAAAGTCGACCTTAGAACCGTGTCATTTGATGTTCCCCCACAAGAG ATTCTCACCAAGGACAGTGTGACAATAGCTGTGGACGCAGTGGTGTACTATCGTGTGCAGGACGCCACCATGAGCATCGCAAATGTCGAAAATGCTGATGGAGCAACTCGCTTGCTGGCTCAGACCACTCTTCGTAACATGCTCGGAACAAAGAGTCTCTCCGAGGTTTTGACAGATCGTGAGCACATCAGCTCTGGCATGCAG tcCACTTTGGATGAAGCCACAGATCCATGGGGAATTAAAGTTGAAAGAGTTGAAGT CAAGGACGTGAGGCTTCCAGTCCAACTGCAACGAGCTATGGCTGCTGAGGCTGAAGCTGCCCGGGACGCCCGGGCCAAG GTGATTGCGGCCGAGGGCGAGATGAACGCTTCGAGGAAGTTGAAGGAGGCTGCTGATGTGATGAGCGAGTCTCCCAACTCGATGCAGCTCCGATATCTTCAAACTCTCACCTCGATCAGCTCCGAGAAGAACTCAACCATCATCTTCCCGCTCCCCATCGACATGATCAGCAACATGCTCAAGAAGTAG
- the LOC143469373 gene encoding uncharacterized protein LOC143469373 has protein sequence MYKMEGKLLFMVLVSCLGGRKGFEMGGGSCACFTNHVQYHFCRAEKVFLLEATSFDGLVVKIDGEYKDLELLQNVSDSLAEKPEDVINYLGEGIAVDDENYYPAVAKYSATIVEVFKGEHDIFDVDANNVKVYANLDRRCETALLLNRPFIATGLETEFDVCTFMWYADYGSQLLKTLTNNLLNHFPRLCGKCDVVTEPLAYWWGDYDADDPASYCVCESLADLTKVCQRLDDGACGWVDHSDE, from the exons ATGTATAAAATGGAGGGAAAACTTCTGTTCATGGTTCTTGTGAGCTGCTTGGGAGGGCGGAAAGGTTTTGAGATGGGAGGAGGGTCGTGTGCTTGCTTCACCAACCATGTCCAGTATCATTTCTGCCGGGCGGAGAAAG TTTTCTTGTTGGAGGCGACATCTTTCGATGGACTCGTGGTGAAGATAGATGGGGAGTATAAAGACCTCGAATTGCTCCAGAACGTCTCTGATTCACTTGCGGAGAAGCCAGAAGACGTCATTAATTACTTGGGAGAAGGAATCGCAGTTGATGACGAAAACTACTACCCAGCTGTCGCAAAATATTCAGCAACAATTGTGGAG GTGTTTAAAGGGGAGCACGACATATTCGATGTAGATGCGAATAATGTGAAGGTTTATGCAAACCTGGATCGGCGTTGTGAAACGGCGCTGTTATTAAATCGGCCCTTTATCGCCACAG gctTAGAAACAGAGTTTGACGTGTGCACGTTTATGTGGTATGCTGATTATGGAAGCCAGCTGTTAAAAACATTGACGAACAACTTACTAAACCATTTCCCAAGACTCTGCGGAAAATGCGATGTGGTTACGGAACCTCTTGCGTATTGGTGGGGTGATTAT GACGCAGACGACCCCGCGAGCTACTGTGTGTGCGAATCCCTGGCAGACTTAACAAAAGTTTGCCAAAGACTTGATGATGGCGCGTGCGGTTGGGTGGATCACTCTGATGAGTGA
- the LOC143469374 gene encoding peroxiredoxin-6-like, with protein sequence MSVLLGQEFPNFDVDTTTGKYKIHEFIAGSWAILFSHPADYTPVCTTELGRAAELAPEFKKRGVKMIGFSIDSVEDHKGWIKDIQAYSKVNDFPYPLIAGTRQMAKDLGMLDPDELDKKGMPLTARCVFIIGPDKKLKLSLLYPATTGRNFDEILRIIDSLQLTANYKVATPADWKSGDRCMVVPSLSDEEAKARFPKGFDTSQVPSGKSYIRLTPDPSK encoded by the exons ATGAGTGTTCTTCTCGGGCAAGAATTTCCAAACTTTGATGTCGACACTACAACCGGCAAATACAAGATCCATGAATTTATTGCAGGATC ATGGGCGATCCTCTTCTCGCATCCGGCTGACTACACTCCAGTCTGCACGACAGAGCTCGGAAGAGCAGCAGAACTCGCTCCGGAGTTCAAGAAACGTGGAGTTAAGATGATCGGTTTCTCCATAGATTCAGTCGAAGATCACAAGGGATGGATTAAG GACATCCAAGCGTACAGCAAAGTGAATGACTTTCCATATCCGTTGATTGCTGGCACTCGTCAAATGGCGAAGGATCTCGGAATGTTGGACCCTGACGAGCTCGACAAGAAGGGAATGCCACTGACAGCTCGCTGT GTGTTTATTATTGGCCCCGACAAGAAACTCAAACTGTCCCTTCTCTATCCTGCCACGACTGGAAGGAATTTTGA tgAAATACTTCGAATCATTGACTCTTTGCAACTGACTGCCAATTACAAAGTTGCAACACCAGCCGATTGGAag AGCGGGGACAGATGCATGGTCGTGCCTTCTCTCTCTGACGAAGAGGCAAAAGCAAGATTCCCGAAAGGATTTGATACTTCCCAAGTCCCATCCGGGAAGTCTTACATCCGTCTCACACCCGACCCGTCCAAGTAG
- the LOC143468953 gene encoding uncharacterized protein LOC143468953, which yields MMETTDQHQMTFGKYKKLTTKREEERFLKNHPSELPLDKLSLSTEALDSSRRTTWYAGQNSSTSQIAEIDSFKRRSGQPASVKVESSSRPKTLESKLAKSDPQLSTRVKESPELRKQTRLSSDESPTKFGFVRLREKSSPFQKRSEKSVSVYGDSLVSSKKNRHRTGIFSSSVMRRPRNTLSSSPLSLTETLENKKFRTAFNDFLGSEYSSENLRFWTSCEKFRKMKSAEQRLREGRWIYSQYISPNAPHQINIDYITRRQVTLMFTSDEKIPSDIFDNAQRYVFAIMENDSFPRFINSNYYKEAICKKNAFESMFGGILAGSKSTGVGSPHKTGSSLKSNSNGNNNTGPSATESTGDNHSSKNVVVRRFSFGFKKTHSTKSESSGSIPDIDPNIFIPVQVSVA from the exons ATGATGGAGACGACCGACCAACACCAGATGAC atttggaaaatataaaaaactgaCAACTAAACGAGAAGaagaaagatttttaaaaaatcatccTTCTGAACTACCATTGGATAAATTATCGCTGTCGACAGAAGCCCTGGACAGTTCTAGAAGAACCACTTGGTACGCTGGACAGAACAGCTCCACCAGCCAGATAGCAGAGATAGACAGTTTCAAGCGAAGAAGTGGCCAACCCGCCAGTGTCAAAGTCGAGTCAAGTTCAAGACCAAAGACTTTAGAATCGAAATTGGCAAAAAGCGATCCTCAGCTCTCGACGCGCGTCAAAGAAAGTCCCGAACTTCGAAAACAAACGAGACTTTCATCCGACGAAAGTCCGACAAAGTTTGGATTCGTCCGATTACGCGAAAAGTCGTCGCCG TTCCAAAAGCGATCAGAGAAATCGGTCTCAGTCTACGGCGACAGTTTGGTCTCGAGCAAGAAGAACCGACACCGCACCGGCATATTTTCATCATCAGTCATGAGAAG ACCAAGAAACACTTTGTCCAGCTCCCCACTGAGTTTGACCGAAACCCTCGAAAATAAAA AATTCCGAACCGCGTTCAACGATTTTCTGGGGTCGGAATACAGCTCTGAGAATCTCCGCTTCTGGACTTCTTGTGAAAAATTCCGGAAGATGAAGAGCGCGGAACAGCGACTGCGAGAAGGTCGATGGATCTACTCCCAATATATTTCACCCAACGCTCCTCACCAG ATCAACATCGATTACATCACGCGTCGACAAGTGACTCTGATGTTCACCAGCGATGAAAAGATTCCGAGCGACATCTTCGACAACGCGCAGCGATACGTCTTCGCGATCATGGAGAACGACTCCTTCCCTCGCTTCATCAACTCGAATTACTACAAAGAAGCGATTTGTAAAAAGAACGCGTTCGAGTCGATGTTTGGGGGGATTTTGGCCGGAAGCAAGAGCACGGGAGTTGGCTCCCCCCACAAGACGGGCAGCAGCTTGAAAAGCAACAGCAACGGCAACAACAACACCGGACCGAGCGCAACGGAGTCGACTGGCGACAACcattcgtcaaaaaatgtcgtcGTCAGGCGATTTTCCTTCGGCTTCAAGAAGACCCACAGCACGAAGTCAGAATCctcgggttcgattcccgacaTAGACCCCAACATTTTTATACCGGTCCAAGTTAGTGTGGCTTAA
- the LOC143469309 gene encoding uncharacterized protein LOC143469309: MAVFVPNQIAGKLFWKPSIYELTQSLILTEKLCNNAICQRIMQESEWVWIGVGSALIVMVVIATLIVCRLLYVIKPGRISFLKYVVRRKRINNVTMMLKMEINDNVTNATSVESQSNQQQIRDQHYAYDEGDHTMAEQRGDDLMHYYHNSLSPPSRHKKRLRLEESQPIRSVSRILWEDLTVIATEERIFKSKSFQEKEHIPSLKDCENKKYFMTSQKFHQLRWGKNPVKVFLFAKVVAGYFTVNSYGRISKVNDWRHVSGKDLRYRERAIFELACQDQLQIEVMT; the protein is encoded by the exons ATGGCGGTCTTTGTGCCCAATCAGATTGCTGGAAAATTATTCTGGAAACCCTCAATTTACGAATTAACTCAATCGCTTATATTGACCGAGAAACTATGTAACAATGCCATTTGTCAGCGCATAATGCAGGAGAGCGAGTGGGTTTGGATCGGGGTTGGATCTGCTCTGATTGTGATGGTTGTCATAGCAACGTTGATTGTGTGCAGGCTGCTCTACGTCATAAAGCCTGGAAG AATctcatttttgaaatatgtcGTGAGAAGAAAGCGCATTAACAACGTCACAATGATGCTGAAAATGGAGATAAACGATAACGTCACAAACGCCACTTCTGTTGAGTCACAAAGCAACCAGCAGCAGATAAGGGACCAGCATTACGCGTATGACGAGGGAGATCATACGATG GCAGAGCAACGTGGAGACGACTTAATGCACTATTACCACAACTCTTTGTCGCCACCTTCCAGGCATAAAAAGCGCTTGAG ATTAGAAGAAAGCCAGCCCATAAGAAGCGTTTCCAGGATCTTGTGGGAGGATTTGACCGTGATAGCGACCGaagaaagaatttttaaatcCAAG AGCTTCCAAGAGAAGGAACACATTCCATCACTAAAAGATTGTGAgaacaaaaagtattttatgacgtcacaaaagttTCATCAGTTGAGATGGGGGAAGAACCCGGTGAAGGTGTTTTTATTCGCGAAGGTGGTGGCGGGTTACTTCACGGTCAACAGCTATGGACGAATTTCAAAG GTGAATGACTGGCGTCACGTGAGCGGGAAGGACCTGCGCTACCGCGAGAGGGCGATCTTCGAACTAGCGTGCCAAGACCAACTCCAGATCGAGGTCATGACCTGA
- the LOC143469343 gene encoding CCN family member 1-like isoform X2, with product MLYQAISLCPYQCDCREEPSSCPAGVSLVMDGCNCCKVCAKQLAQQCNGDDAICDVHRNLFCDHSASRSGDIGICRARTGRPCNHGNVRISSGSMFEPSCKTRCWCMDGAIGCVPLCPHETQLPRPDRCPNARLQPVTGQCCDQWACDTSSGRQTLPLEHFWSDYVSENVMTSNSQGNSLVASSAGLVSIGKNSAIDDVIYDSDGGADGDEIFDHQNGYDARDEYDYVTYDQGWSGSNLVPGEVTRDENLSSHVECESQASEWSPCSKSCGLGVSTRVTNMNRGCELKRESRLCLVRPCTQRVTSKFGRKCVKQRRARRKSKLTYAGCVSLKSFKPKYCGSCHEADRCCTPRSTRTTRISFECPDGQILLKNFMLIRNCHCHRRCNSAPRGSQHRPRQYFHLPVETK from the exons ATGCTTTATCAA GCGATCTCGCTGTGTCCGTACCAGTGCGATTGCAGGGAGGAGCCGAGCAGCTGTCCAGCCGGGGTCAGCCTAGTCATGGACGGCTGCAACTGCTGCAAGGTTTGCGCCAAACAACTCGCCCAACAATGCAACGGCGATGACGCAATATGTGACGTACACAGGAACTTATTCTGCGACCATTCCGCGTCCAGAAGCGGCGACATCGGAATTTGTAGAG CGCGCACCGGAAGACCATGTAACCATGGCAACGTTCGTATTTCAAGCGGTTCAATGTTCGAACCGTCGTGCAAGACCAGATGTTGGTGCATGGATGGGGCCATAGGGTGCGTCCCCCTGTGCCCCCACGAAACCCAGCTCCCCAGGCCGGATCGCTGCCCCAACGCAAGACTACAACCTGTAACCGGACAATGCTGCGACCAATGGGCGTGCGACACGTCATCGGGAAGACAAACTCTTCCGTTGGAACATTTTTGGAGTGATTATGTCAGCGAAAACGTGATGACGTCGAACTCACAGGGAAATTCGCTTGTTGCGTCATCAGCTGGTCTGGTGTCGATTGGTAAGAACAGCGctattgatgacgtcatatacgACTCGGATGGAGGAGCGGATGgtgatgaaatatttgatCATCAGAACGGATATGACGCAAGAGATGAATATGATTACGTCACCTACGACCAGGGTTGGAGCGGAAGCAACTTAGTTCCGGGCGAGG TGACCCGGGATGAAAATTTGTCGAGTCACGTCGAATGTGAGAGTCAGGCTTCGGAGTGGAGCCCGTGCTCGAAGTCATGCGGGTTGGGAGTCTCGACCAGAGTCACGAACATGAACCGGGGGTGTGAGTTAAAGAGAGAGTCACGACTCTGCCTGGTGCGACCCTGCACGCAGCGAGTCACTTCAAAG TTCGGACGCAAATGCGTGAAGCAGAGACGTGCTCGACGCAAGAGCAAGTTGACTTACGCCGGATGCGTCAGTctgaaaagtttcaaaccGAAATATTGTGGATCATGTCATGAGGCCGACAG ATGCTGCACTCCAAGGTCAACCAGGACGACCCGGATATCGTTTGAGTGCCCGGACGGACAGATCTTGCTAAAAAACTTTATGCTCATTCGCAATTGTCACTGCCACAGAAGGTGCAACAGCGCTCCACGTGGTTCACAGCACAGACCGAGACAATATTTTCACTTGCCAGTTGAAACTAAGTAA
- the LOC143469343 gene encoding CCN family member 1-like isoform X1, translating into MFRRSLFCLFWAILLGLSKQAISLCPYQCDCREEPSSCPAGVSLVMDGCNCCKVCAKQLAQQCNGDDAICDVHRNLFCDHSASRSGDIGICRARTGRPCNHGNVRISSGSMFEPSCKTRCWCMDGAIGCVPLCPHETQLPRPDRCPNARLQPVTGQCCDQWACDTSSGRQTLPLEHFWSDYVSENVMTSNSQGNSLVASSAGLVSIGKNSAIDDVIYDSDGGADGDEIFDHQNGYDARDEYDYVTYDQGWSGSNLVPGEVTRDENLSSHVECESQASEWSPCSKSCGLGVSTRVTNMNRGCELKRESRLCLVRPCTQRVTSKFGRKCVKQRRARRKSKLTYAGCVSLKSFKPKYCGSCHEADRCCTPRSTRTTRISFECPDGQILLKNFMLIRNCHCHRRCNSAPRGSQHRPRQYFHLPVETK; encoded by the exons ATGTTTCGCCGAAGTTTATTTTGTCTCTTTTGGGCGATATTACTTGGACTCAGCAAACAA GCGATCTCGCTGTGTCCGTACCAGTGCGATTGCAGGGAGGAGCCGAGCAGCTGTCCAGCCGGGGTCAGCCTAGTCATGGACGGCTGCAACTGCTGCAAGGTTTGCGCCAAACAACTCGCCCAACAATGCAACGGCGATGACGCAATATGTGACGTACACAGGAACTTATTCTGCGACCATTCCGCGTCCAGAAGCGGCGACATCGGAATTTGTAGAG CGCGCACCGGAAGACCATGTAACCATGGCAACGTTCGTATTTCAAGCGGTTCAATGTTCGAACCGTCGTGCAAGACCAGATGTTGGTGCATGGATGGGGCCATAGGGTGCGTCCCCCTGTGCCCCCACGAAACCCAGCTCCCCAGGCCGGATCGCTGCCCCAACGCAAGACTACAACCTGTAACCGGACAATGCTGCGACCAATGGGCGTGCGACACGTCATCGGGAAGACAAACTCTTCCGTTGGAACATTTTTGGAGTGATTATGTCAGCGAAAACGTGATGACGTCGAACTCACAGGGAAATTCGCTTGTTGCGTCATCAGCTGGTCTGGTGTCGATTGGTAAGAACAGCGctattgatgacgtcatatacgACTCGGATGGAGGAGCGGATGgtgatgaaatatttgatCATCAGAACGGATATGACGCAAGAGATGAATATGATTACGTCACCTACGACCAGGGTTGGAGCGGAAGCAACTTAGTTCCGGGCGAGG TGACCCGGGATGAAAATTTGTCGAGTCACGTCGAATGTGAGAGTCAGGCTTCGGAGTGGAGCCCGTGCTCGAAGTCATGCGGGTTGGGAGTCTCGACCAGAGTCACGAACATGAACCGGGGGTGTGAGTTAAAGAGAGAGTCACGACTCTGCCTGGTGCGACCCTGCACGCAGCGAGTCACTTCAAAG TTCGGACGCAAATGCGTGAAGCAGAGACGTGCTCGACGCAAGAGCAAGTTGACTTACGCCGGATGCGTCAGTctgaaaagtttcaaaccGAAATATTGTGGATCATGTCATGAGGCCGACAG ATGCTGCACTCCAAGGTCAACCAGGACGACCCGGATATCGTTTGAGTGCCCGGACGGACAGATCTTGCTAAAAAACTTTATGCTCATTCGCAATTGTCACTGCCACAGAAGGTGCAACAGCGCTCCACGTGGTTCACAGCACAGACCGAGACAATATTTTCACTTGCCAGTTGAAACTAAGTAA
- the LOC143469343 gene encoding CCN family member 1-like isoform X3 → MDGCNCCKVCAKQLAQQCNGDDAICDVHRNLFCDHSASRSGDIGICRARTGRPCNHGNVRISSGSMFEPSCKTRCWCMDGAIGCVPLCPHETQLPRPDRCPNARLQPVTGQCCDQWACDTSSGRQTLPLEHFWSDYVSENVMTSNSQGNSLVASSAGLVSIGKNSAIDDVIYDSDGGADGDEIFDHQNGYDARDEYDYVTYDQGWSGSNLVPGEVTRDENLSSHVECESQASEWSPCSKSCGLGVSTRVTNMNRGCELKRESRLCLVRPCTQRVTSKFGRKCVKQRRARRKSKLTYAGCVSLKSFKPKYCGSCHEADRCCTPRSTRTTRISFECPDGQILLKNFMLIRNCHCHRRCNSAPRGSQHRPRQYFHLPVETK, encoded by the exons ATGGACGGCTGCAACTGCTGCAAGGTTTGCGCCAAACAACTCGCCCAACAATGCAACGGCGATGACGCAATATGTGACGTACACAGGAACTTATTCTGCGACCATTCCGCGTCCAGAAGCGGCGACATCGGAATTTGTAGAG CGCGCACCGGAAGACCATGTAACCATGGCAACGTTCGTATTTCAAGCGGTTCAATGTTCGAACCGTCGTGCAAGACCAGATGTTGGTGCATGGATGGGGCCATAGGGTGCGTCCCCCTGTGCCCCCACGAAACCCAGCTCCCCAGGCCGGATCGCTGCCCCAACGCAAGACTACAACCTGTAACCGGACAATGCTGCGACCAATGGGCGTGCGACACGTCATCGGGAAGACAAACTCTTCCGTTGGAACATTTTTGGAGTGATTATGTCAGCGAAAACGTGATGACGTCGAACTCACAGGGAAATTCGCTTGTTGCGTCATCAGCTGGTCTGGTGTCGATTGGTAAGAACAGCGctattgatgacgtcatatacgACTCGGATGGAGGAGCGGATGgtgatgaaatatttgatCATCAGAACGGATATGACGCAAGAGATGAATATGATTACGTCACCTACGACCAGGGTTGGAGCGGAAGCAACTTAGTTCCGGGCGAGG TGACCCGGGATGAAAATTTGTCGAGTCACGTCGAATGTGAGAGTCAGGCTTCGGAGTGGAGCCCGTGCTCGAAGTCATGCGGGTTGGGAGTCTCGACCAGAGTCACGAACATGAACCGGGGGTGTGAGTTAAAGAGAGAGTCACGACTCTGCCTGGTGCGACCCTGCACGCAGCGAGTCACTTCAAAG TTCGGACGCAAATGCGTGAAGCAGAGACGTGCTCGACGCAAGAGCAAGTTGACTTACGCCGGATGCGTCAGTctgaaaagtttcaaaccGAAATATTGTGGATCATGTCATGAGGCCGACAG ATGCTGCACTCCAAGGTCAACCAGGACGACCCGGATATCGTTTGAGTGCCCGGACGGACAGATCTTGCTAAAAAACTTTATGCTCATTCGCAATTGTCACTGCCACAGAAGGTGCAACAGCGCTCCACGTGGTTCACAGCACAGACCGAGACAATATTTTCACTTGCCAGTTGAAACTAAGTAA
- the LOC143469344 gene encoding carbohydrate sulfotransferase 1-like, whose protein sequence is MSNVLKLKYALRLFLGILILIIMRFSSNYMRHKTYKSRFAKGSIGTSTASHPDVTTSSKGNKSSPGGVILLAKTRSGSSFVGEIFNRKPGISYFYEPLFPFGICPRNESNSAEQYFPSVLRLNFTQAWQSYLRGEKLSKRHDDGGCISRKICFPDCLKCSQFLSRDSDICRTPVGNHACPKEIDLEKLSEIVAESELMAFKVVYLCDISWIQPLLDNPELDLKIVHLVRDPRAMFNSKLQYHQKYSDAATNLSNLSYTYSVSINRLCQHMTHLVKYSDLHLIHSSMYMRVRFEEFAVDPIRWTEKIYKFVDIKMDESIVQWLKKATSETNSNSESFSTTRNSKDVVTRWMKQLPWKYVTQLQRECDYVMKSLGYIMFDDERSMRNYALSSNHF, encoded by the exons ATGTCTAATGTACTAAAACTAAAGTATGCTCTGAGATTGTTCCTGGGAATTCTTATTTTGATTATAATGCGCTTCAGTTCAAATTACATGAGACATAAAACCTACAAAAGCCG GTTTGCAAAGGGAAGCATTGGCACGTCAACTGCGTCACATCCGGATGTGACAACGTCATCCAAAGGCAATAAATCTTCACCAGGTGGCGTGATTCTATTGGCTAAAACAAGATCGGGTTCAAGTTTCGTCGGAGAAATTTTTAATCGCAAACCCGGAATCTCCTATTTCTATGAACCCCTGTTCCCCTTCGGGATTTGTCCCCGAAATGAAAGTAATTCAGCTGAGCAATATTTTCCAAGCGTACTTCGCCTTAACTTCACCCAGGCTTGGCAGAGCTACCTCCGTGGGGAGAAGTTGTCCAAACGCCACGATGATGGGGG ATGCATCAGCAGGAAAATTTGCTTTCCGGATTGTTTGAAATGCAGCCAGTTTTTGTCACGTGACAGCGACATTTGCCGCACGCCCGTGGGCAATCATGCGTGTCCAAAAGAAATTGACCTGGAGAAATTATCGGAAATTGTGGCGGAAAGTGAACTGATGGCGTTTAAG GTTGTTTACTTGTGCGACATCTCGTGGATACAACCATTGCTGGACAACCCGGAGCTGGATTTGAAAATTGTCCATTTGGTCCGAGACCCGCGAGCTATGTTCAATTCTAAATTACAATACCACCAGAAGTACAGTGATGCCGCAACCAACCTGTCCAACCTGTCGTATACTTACAGCGTCAGCATCAACCGACTCTGCCAGCACATGACTCATCTGGTTAAGTACAGCGATCTACACCTCATCCACTCTAGCATGTATATGAGAGTAAGGTTTGAGGAATTTGCTGTGGACCCGATCAGATGGACCGAAAAAATCTACAAGTTTGTTGACATTAAAATGGATGAGAGTATCGTACAGTGGTTGAAGAAGGCGACGTCAGAGACAAATTCAAATTCTGAATCTTTCTCCACGACCAGGAATTCGAAAGATGTCGTAACGCGTTGGATGAAGCAACTGCCTTGGAAATACGTCACTCAGTTGCAGCGCGAATGCGATTACGTCATGAAGAGCCTCGGTTATATAATGTTTGACGATGAACGCTCCATGAGAAATTATGCTTTATCAAGTaatcatttttaa